The genomic interval ATCCGCCCCGGTGTTAGATTCAGATGCCCCAGTGGAAATTGCCCAAAACTTTTCTGGAGGCGTTTTCGACCTAGCAACCGAGATCGAGGATGCTGGTTTTAGTCCGATCGAGGATAAGGAGATGAGCAACTTGATACTTGAATATTTTGGTTATTTAGGATTCGATTTCCCTGGAAGCTCTTCTCGAGAGTTGGTGCAAGACCATTCTAAATCAGACTTGATGACTCTTAGGGCTAGTAGATGTGCGCTCAAGGATTCTTCTCAGGCAAGTTTCGGTGGGGTGACGATTCCTAGCCACTATGACTACTGGGGATGTCTTGACAAGTCCGACCGACCCGACCCTGATGCTTATGGGCGCCATGACTACTGCACTCTTTCGCCTGATTCGTATGGTCCCCTAGGGAAGAAGGCTGAGTTTAGTGGGGCTTGTGCAAGACACGATCTGTGTATGGATGCCGTTGATGCGAATGGCACGGGGTATGCTCCGTGCCACCCGGCTTTTTATACGTGGATGAGCACAGTTTGTACTACCAACTATGCTGAGGATGCTAATTTCAAGAAGGGCTGTGTGAATACCGCGAAGGCCTACTATAAGGCAGTCCAATTAAAGAACCCGAATTAGAAATATGCGTGATTATACGATTTTCGTAATCAGACTACTATTACTATATTTAATAGTATTTATCGCTTTTTGGATTTGGTCTCCGATAACTTCTGAATCGTACCTTGAAGCTGTGGTGATGGCCTTCGCGGTGTCTTTGATTACCGCGTTGGTGACAAGTGCAGTTACGTACCTAGCTTCGCTAAAAGTGATAGCATTCGTCGGCTTTCTTGGTTTCGTCAGTTTAATAGTTGGTGTCTATTTCTGGATTACTGTTCCAGACGGGATTTTGGACGTCTTCTTTGTGCTTTTTGGCAGCGGTATCTTTCTATCCGAAGTGTTAATTAGCCTGAAGCGCTACTCGCGCTCGTCAAGTTTTTGAGACAGCTTGATTGACTTTTCTTCTTACGCTGCTGCTAGTGTCCTGCGCCGTTAATTCGTTTTAAGTATCGGGCGATAGAGGAAAGGATCTCCTCCGCGGTTTTGGTCCAGATAAACGGCTTAGGATCCTCGTTCCATGCTTTCACCCAGTTGCGTAAATCTTTCTCCAGGGCCTGGACACTCCGATGATCAGAACGCTGGAGTAACTCCCGGGTCACCTCAGCGAACAACCGTTCAACCTGGTTGATCCAGGACGAATACGTCGGGGTGAAGTGCATGTGAAACCGTGGATGCTTGACCAACCAGGTATTGATGGTCGGGTGTTTATGCGTGGCGTAGTTGTCACAAATAACATGAACATCAAGGTCCTGGGGAACAGTCTTGTCGATCTTGACCAGGAACTTCTTAAACCTGGATCCACCGATGTGATTCAGGTGTAACGGCGTGGGAAAATAGGAAATGCCCTCCTGAACTGGAAGAATCAAGCTTGCTTAGAGTCCTGATTCACCTGCCAGAAAGGCACCTCACAGGTGCAATTATTACACAACCCCACAGCGATGTCCGCATCCTTTGATGACCCCAACCTCATCTCGCTTGCTGGACTGGTTCCAACCATGCACTTAGCCGATGCTGCCAGCCTGTCCACCTTGGCCCAGGACCGGTTGAGCATCACCGGTGATAAAGGTGCCAATGCTGGTGCGAAGATCGCCTCCCTAGTCGCGGGCATGGTCGCCGGTGCTGATTCCATCGATGACATGGATGTACTCCGCCACGGAGGTATGCGCCGACTTTTCGACCGGATCTACGCCCCATCCACATTGGGGTCTTTTCTGCGGGCCTTCACTTTCGGCCACGTACGCCAACTCGATGCTGTGGCCTCCCGATTCCTGGTCAACCTGGCCAGGCAGGCACCACACCTGGTGCCACCACCACCGGCAGGCAGTGGCGGTAACGGGTATGTGTTCGTTGATGTTGATGACACCATCATTGAAGTCCACGGCCACACCAAACAAGGTGCCGGCTTTGGTTACTCCGGTATCCGTGGACTCAACGCCTTGCTGGCCACGGTCACCACCGCACAGTCCGCCCCCATCATTGTGGGCCAACGATTGCGGAAAGGATCGTGTGGTTCCCCACGAGGGGCCCACCGCCTGATCGCCGATGCGATGACCACCACCAGGCGCCTGCCCGGGATGGAGGATAAGAAAATCCTCGTCCGGGCAGATTCGGCGTATTATGGTCATCCCAGTGTCAGTGTGGCCCTAAGGTCCGGTGCGGATGTGTCCGTCACGGTGCGGATGACCCCGAACGTCAAGAAAGCGATCGTCGCGATCCCGGAAGATGCGTGGCAGACGATTCAGTACACCGATGCGATCTTCGATGAGGCATCACAATCGTGGATCTCCTTAGCCCAGGTCGCCGAAGTGCCTTTCACCGCGTTTACCTCCCGGAAGAAGGCCGACCATGTTCCCGGACGCTTGGTGGTACGCCGGATTCCTGAGCTGAATAAGAAGGATGTGTATCAGCCGGGCTTGTTTGATCTTCACCGCTTCCATGCGGTCTTCACCACCGCCGACCCAGGCGTGCTGGATACTGTTGCTGCGGATAAAACCCACCGTCAGCACGCGATCATTGAACAGGTCAACGCAGACTTGAAGGCAAGCGCGTTGGCGCATCTGCCGTCGGGGACGTTCACCGCCAACAGTGCCTGGCTCGTATGCGCGGTCATGGCGTTTAATCTCACCCGTGCCACCGGGGTTATCGCTGCAGGCGGGATGGCCAAGGCCACCACCGCGACGATCCGGCGGACACTGATGGCCGTTCCAGCCCGGGTCGCCCGCAGGTCCCGCCGACTGGTGCTCCACCTTCCCGAGGGGTGGACGTGGCAACCACAGTGGCAGAAACTGTTTGATCACGGCCATTCACCACCGTAACCGGTAGCTCCCTGACCACCCAGCCGAGCTTTCGGCGTGAGATGACAACAATTCGTGGAACAACCAGAACAAGACGTGATCTGGCGATCACCCCTACCCGAAAATTCCGGACCCGCCCGGAACCGGGATCAGGACATCACCGAGGGCACATCGGTGGATCGAGGTTAAAGGAGAACGGTTAATAAAACGATGAGTACTGGCACCGCGAAGATCAAAACCGCGAAGATCTTGCCCCACGTATG from Corynebacterium glutamicum ATCC 13032 carries:
- a CDS encoding IS1380-like element IS1677 family transposase, translated to MQLLHNPTAMSASFDDPNLISLAGLVPTMHLADAASLSTLAQDRLSITGDKGANAGAKIASLVAGMVAGADSIDDMDVLRHGGMRRLFDRIYAPSTLGSFLRAFTFGHVRQLDAVASRFLVNLARQAPHLVPPPPAGSGGNGYVFVDVDDTIIEVHGHTKQGAGFGYSGIRGLNALLATVTTAQSAPIIVGQRLRKGSCGSPRGAHRLIADAMTTTRRLPGMEDKKILVRADSAYYGHPSVSVALRSGADVSVTVRMTPNVKKAIVAIPEDAWQTIQYTDAIFDEASQSWISLAQVAEVPFTAFTSRKKADHVPGRLVVRRIPELNKKDVYQPGLFDLHRFHAVFTTADPGVLDTVAADKTHRQHAIIEQVNADLKASALAHLPSGTFTANSAWLVCAVMAFNLTRATGVIAAGGMAKATTATIRRTLMAVPARVARRSRRLVLHLPEGWTWQPQWQKLFDHGHSPP